A genomic segment from Leptospira ryugenii encodes:
- a CDS encoding ABC transporter ATP-binding protein — MSVVLQAESIQKSFGDPPQIILQNISMEILEGEFTALIGKSGSGKSTLLYILSGLDSPSQGKIFIKGKSWSDLSEIEKHEMRNKDLGFVFQFHYLLPELSALENITMPARKSMTLKQATEYAEYLMDEFSLSHCRDKFPNQMSGGEQQRTAIARALIQKPSILFADEPTGNLDTTNGDKVMEIFRKINKEDKTTIVFVTHDPDYAAAAGKRIHLQDGAILKID, encoded by the coding sequence ATGTCTGTTGTCCTACAAGCGGAATCTATTCAGAAATCCTTTGGTGATCCCCCACAAATAATTTTACAAAATATATCTATGGAAATTTTGGAAGGTGAATTTACTGCTCTTATCGGCAAGTCAGGTTCTGGAAAATCAACTTTATTGTACATCCTAAGTGGTTTGGATAGCCCTTCACAAGGCAAGATCTTCATAAAAGGAAAGTCTTGGTCTGATTTATCAGAAATAGAAAAACATGAGATGAGAAACAAAGACCTTGGGTTTGTATTTCAATTTCATTACCTTTTACCTGAGTTATCTGCACTCGAAAATATAACCATGCCAGCCCGTAAATCCATGACGCTCAAACAAGCAACAGAATATGCAGAATATCTAATGGATGAATTTTCTCTTTCCCATTGCCGAGACAAATTCCCAAATCAAATGTCAGGTGGCGAACAGCAAAGAACAGCTATTGCAAGAGCTCTCATCCAAAAACCAAGCATACTTTTTGCCGACGAACCAACGGGAAATTTGGATACAACAAATGGAGATAAGGTGATGGAAATCTTTCGCAAGATTAACAAAGAAGACAAAACCACAATTGTCTTTGTAACCCATGATCCTGATTACGCGGCAGCCGCAGGGAAGCGCATCCACTTGCAAGATGGAGCAATCTTGAAAATTGATTAA
- a CDS encoding ABC transporter permease, protein MYFLAIRQILSRPQQTILTILGILLGTAGYVMFSGMMLGFQQVIMEQLVNSDGQIKISPKDEVISAKTFEDVFFEGKEIRWITPPVGRTDNTRLTNIMGWMERLDNDPRVVGYAPQLSREIIFLNGKASSPARLIGIDPNKQTKVTNLETYIFECKIKDLSRGGASVILGSGILTKLGGKVGDSIQVLSPKGKISPIKIIGELKTGNRLVDDVSSYASLSTVQNLTQSGGEVSQLLVKIQNLREASYIAEDWTFISKDKVESWDQANESILSVFKTQDIVRNSTTFTIILVVAFGIYNILNMVVNQKKREIAILRSIGFNGKDTIMLFLIQGVLLGLLGGILGLLLGAFGCYMIEGIPLGNSKGETKAVLRTMVISWDVLIYLKAFCISMLSATVASYIPARLASKLSPVEIIRGTI, encoded by the coding sequence ATGTACTTTTTGGCAATCCGACAAATACTTTCTAGGCCTCAGCAGACCATTCTAACCATACTCGGCATTCTTTTGGGAACCGCTGGTTATGTGATGTTTTCTGGAATGATGTTAGGCTTTCAGCAAGTGATCATGGAGCAATTGGTAAACTCTGACGGGCAAATTAAAATATCTCCTAAAGATGAAGTGATTTCGGCAAAAACTTTTGAAGATGTTTTTTTTGAAGGTAAGGAAATCCGCTGGATCACACCGCCTGTTGGGCGAACAGACAACACACGTTTAACAAACATAATGGGATGGATGGAGAGACTTGACAATGACCCAAGAGTGGTAGGCTATGCTCCTCAACTAAGTCGGGAAATCATTTTTTTAAATGGGAAGGCTAGTTCTCCCGCTAGGTTGATAGGAATCGATCCAAATAAACAAACCAAGGTTACTAATCTAGAAACATATATTTTCGAATGTAAAATCAAAGATCTTAGCCGTGGCGGTGCTTCGGTCATTTTAGGTTCGGGAATCCTTACAAAATTGGGTGGGAAAGTGGGTGATTCGATCCAAGTTCTTTCTCCCAAGGGGAAAATTTCACCCATTAAAATCATCGGAGAACTTAAAACTGGTAATCGTTTGGTGGATGATGTTTCTTCGTATGCCTCACTTTCTACAGTTCAAAACCTTACCCAATCTGGCGGAGAGGTTTCTCAACTTTTGGTTAAAATCCAAAATTTGAGAGAAGCTTCCTACATCGCAGAGGATTGGACATTTATTAGTAAAGATAAAGTAGAAAGTTGGGACCAGGCAAATGAAAGTATACTATCCGTCTTTAAAACACAAGATATCGTACGAAACTCAACTACTTTTACGATCATATTGGTAGTTGCATTTGGGATTTACAATATACTCAATATGGTTGTGAATCAGAAAAAAAGAGAGATCGCAATTCTAAGATCAATAGGATTTAATGGCAAAGATACGATCATGCTCTTTTTAATCCAAGGAGTATTATTAGGTTTGCTTGGTGGGATTTTGGGACTCTTGTTAGGCGCATTTGGTTGTTATATGATTGAGGGTATTCCATTAGGAAATAGCAAAGGCGAAACAAAGGCTGTTCTTCGAACGATGGTAATTTCTTGGGATGTGCTTATCTATTTGAAAGCATTTTGTATTTCTATGCTAAGTGCAACGGTCGCGAGTTATATCCCCGCAAGGCTTGCGAGTAAATTATCGCCCGTTGAAATCATCAGAGGCACAATTTGA
- a CDS encoding efflux RND transporter periplasmic adaptor subunit, whose amino-acid sequence MNWKSKPLLVLFGILGILLLSLLIFRSSKKETIVLKKGSLVEVVYALGTVKPEKEYSLKFGISAAIKEIYVSEGKSVQKGEALIKNDSGIIFRAPFSGTVTNLNLSDDELVMPGISILKILDMDDLYILVSLDQESAMRIRPKQIVQFSFESVRGHTYSGIVDRVYPSQGQFMVRVNADLFPDGILPDMTADVAIQVADKKDVLLVPIKSISKGKVIRYRDGKKEKVSVKLGAINSEFGELLEGDLKENDEVVLGIE is encoded by the coding sequence ATGAATTGGAAATCCAAACCTCTTTTGGTTCTATTTGGAATCTTAGGTATCCTTCTCCTTAGCTTACTCATCTTTCGATCCTCAAAAAAAGAAACTATCGTACTCAAGAAGGGATCTCTTGTGGAAGTTGTTTATGCTCTGGGAACGGTGAAACCAGAGAAAGAATACTCTCTAAAATTTGGAATCTCCGCCGCCATCAAAGAAATCTATGTGAGTGAAGGAAAAAGTGTTCAGAAAGGGGAGGCTTTGATCAAGAATGATTCGGGGATAATCTTTCGTGCACCTTTTTCGGGCACAGTTACCAACCTAAATTTGTCAGACGATGAACTAGTCATGCCTGGTATTTCCATACTGAAAATTTTGGATATGGATGATTTGTATATACTCGTTTCTTTAGACCAAGAATCCGCAATGCGTATCCGCCCAAAGCAGATCGTACAATTTAGTTTTGAATCGGTGCGGGGACATACCTATTCAGGAATTGTCGATCGTGTGTATCCTAGCCAAGGACAGTTTATGGTGCGCGTCAATGCAGATCTTTTTCCCGATGGTATATTACCAGATATGACAGCCGATGTTGCCATCCAAGTAGCCGATAAAAAAGACGTCTTACTTGTACCAATTAAGTCAATATCCAAGGGAAAGGTGATTCGTTACCGAGATGGAAAAAAAGAAAAAGTCAGCGTAAAACTTGGGGCTATCAATTCAGAGTTTGGCGAATTATTGGAAGGTGATTTGAAAGAGAATGATGAAGTTGTGTTAGGTATCGAATGA
- the mtaB gene encoding tRNA (N(6)-L-threonylcarbamoyladenosine(37)-C(2))-methylthiotransferase MtaB — translation MKIKFHTLGCRLNFFETDGLFSILKEKGFSLADSNEEANVIIVNTCTVTNKADVKNRNIIRNAIRTNPGAKVYVTGCYAETDKEIISAIPGVTAVYGNHQKSILPDRIVADVHGAQVNESLIGDRFSYSNVLPEGHTRAYLKIQDGCNRKCSYCKIPSARGLGVSRNYDDVLDQIKYLQDNGVGEIQLTGVNLGWYRLSSGEKGFVKLLEDILKILEYSRIRLSSIEPPDVGEGLIDLMQHPRFCKFLHVPIQSGNRDVLKSMKRTYHPQSFIQRIEKAKEKIPGLFLGTDVIVGFPNETEEAFEDTKRILTDLQFAKIHAFPYSVRRGTSAEAMGDPIPGDVKKRRVLELMDLSSRLNLSYAQKMLGTKSEAILESDGRLVTDNYLKGYLQESSSANYLQIGQFVDVTLHKVIHKANQEAECVFVLR, via the coding sequence GTGAAAATAAAATTTCATACATTAGGATGTCGTCTCAATTTTTTCGAGACAGATGGGCTTTTTTCAATTCTAAAAGAAAAGGGATTTTCCTTAGCAGATTCCAATGAAGAAGCAAATGTTATTATCGTGAATACTTGCACGGTAACCAACAAAGCCGACGTAAAGAATAGAAATATCATCAGAAATGCAATTCGAACCAACCCTGGTGCAAAAGTGTATGTAACAGGTTGTTATGCTGAGACAGATAAAGAAATTATTTCAGCGATTCCAGGTGTCACTGCTGTATATGGTAATCATCAAAAAAGTATTTTACCTGATCGGATTGTAGCCGACGTTCATGGCGCCCAAGTAAATGAATCTTTGATAGGTGATCGATTTTCGTATTCCAACGTTTTACCTGAAGGACATACACGAGCTTACTTAAAAATCCAAGATGGCTGCAATCGAAAATGTTCTTATTGTAAAATCCCGTCTGCAAGGGGTCTTGGTGTCAGTCGTAACTACGATGATGTTTTAGATCAAATTAAGTATCTACAAGATAATGGTGTTGGCGAAATTCAGTTAACGGGCGTTAATTTGGGCTGGTATAGGCTGTCATCCGGAGAAAAAGGCTTTGTCAAACTTCTAGAAGATATTCTGAAGATACTCGAGTATTCAAGAATCCGTTTGTCTTCCATTGAACCGCCTGATGTAGGTGAAGGTTTGATTGATTTGATGCAACACCCCAGGTTTTGTAAATTCTTACATGTTCCCATCCAAAGTGGAAACAGAGATGTGCTAAAATCTATGAAACGTACCTACCACCCTCAATCCTTTATCCAAAGAATAGAAAAGGCAAAAGAAAAAATTCCCGGACTTTTTTTAGGGACAGACGTAATCGTAGGTTTTCCAAATGAAACTGAGGAAGCCTTTGAAGATACAAAACGTATTTTAACTGACCTACAATTTGCAAAGATCCATGCGTTTCCGTATTCCGTACGCCGAGGGACAAGTGCTGAGGCAATGGGAGACCCTATCCCGGGAGATGTTAAAAAAAGGAGAGTTTTAGAACTTATGGATCTGAGTTCTAGGCTTAATCTTTCCTATGCGCAAAAGATGCTTGGGACAAAATCAGAAGCTATACTTGAGTCAGACGGACGTTTGGTGACCGACAATTATTTGAAGGGCTATTTACAAGAGTCTTCCTCTGCAAATTATCTTCAAATTGGGCAATTTGTTGATGTCACATTACATAAAGTGATCCATAAAGCCAACCAAGAAGCCGAATGTGTTTTTGTACTTAGATAA
- a CDS encoding tetratricopeptide repeat protein, whose protein sequence is MKHILALIVAVLFCSQLPAQENTVSGSSYFQAVEEYKLKNYSKSVELLKSLLEQGKATYESYALLAYNYEKLNDYENAYNFIQEARKRKPEDENLAANLLGILAKFQKWKALIELCEKFIPTYPNNAEMRYFYALALAEKGAGKTALSQIEKAKANHPNDVRFLELEGKIYYSLKSYEKADVSLRWAASINDSSSGIWNNLALVQEALYRQNLKLGKKKDAVSYLEEAKQCIQKALQLKEDDPTILENEKRIKALPSA, encoded by the coding sequence ATGAAACATATATTAGCCCTTATTGTTGCAGTACTATTCTGTTCGCAACTCCCTGCCCAAGAAAATACCGTTAGCGGTTCTTCCTATTTTCAGGCGGTGGAAGAATACAAACTAAAAAATTACAGCAAATCAGTTGAATTGTTGAAGAGTCTTTTAGAACAAGGTAAGGCGACTTACGAAAGTTATGCTCTCCTTGCCTATAATTATGAAAAGTTAAATGATTATGAAAATGCATATAATTTTATCCAGGAAGCCAGAAAGAGGAAGCCAGAGGATGAAAACCTCGCGGCCAATTTGCTCGGAATCCTTGCAAAATTTCAAAAATGGAAGGCACTCATAGAACTCTGTGAAAAGTTCATTCCTACCTATCCAAACAATGCGGAGATGAGGTATTTTTACGCTCTTGCTTTGGCAGAAAAAGGAGCAGGTAAAACCGCTCTATCGCAAATAGAAAAAGCAAAGGCTAATCATCCCAACGATGTACGATTCCTTGAGTTAGAAGGTAAAATCTATTACTCTTTGAAAAGTTATGAAAAAGCAGATGTTAGTTTAAGATGGGCGGCAAGCATCAATGACTCTTCTTCCGGAATCTGGAATAACCTCGCTCTCGTCCAAGAAGCCCTTTACCGCCAAAACTTAAAATTGGGCAAAAAAAAGGATGCGGTCTCCTATTTAGAGGAGGCAAAACAATGCATCCAAAAGGCCTTACAATTGAAAGAGGATGATCCTACAATCTTAGAAAACGAAAAAAGGATCAAAGCACTTCCTTCGGCGTGA
- a CDS encoding ATP-dependent Clp protease ATP-binding subunit: MLEFTKRAKRVINEIAQDEAKRLGSDFIGPEHILLGLLREEDSVAIKILTNLNINLNELKKEVEKRTRENGGALLLDVSQGQDKYQKMIEVSKEEAKRLKHNYVGTEHILLALLRDNNNIAGSSLSSFSVNYNVIKSEILRLLGAPPASAVGSNPSGQQSQQQTATPPRQEKSKTPILDEFARDLTQLAREKKLDPVIGRAKEIERVIQILSRKTKNNPVLVGESGVGKTAIVEGLAQAVVDKLVPDLLFEKRVLSLDLASLIAGTKYRGEFEERLKKIMKEIVSSQNIIIFIDELHTLIGAGAAEGAVDAANILKPALARGELQCIGATTNNEYRKYIEKDSALERRFQMVKVAEPSVDDAILILDGLKKAYEAHHKVRYSAKALEQAVKMSHRYINDRFLPDKAIDIIDEAGAKARLANCQRPTEIKEIEEEIKTLSVKKEDLVRAQEYEKAAAVRDDVNRKKILLEEKIKQWQERIEGYAVSIEEEDILSVISLWTGIPLKKMEQTENVKLLSLETVIKERIVGQTEAIEKVARAVRRSRTGLKSEKRPTGSFIFLGPTGVGKTELAKALAEQLFGSEDSMLRIDMSEYMEPHAVSRLIGAPPGYVGYDDGGQLTEFVRRKPYSLILLDEIEKAHHDLFNILLQIMEEGNLTDTKGRKVNFRDTIIIMTSNIAAKEISKGGRLGFEDFEAEREQYKAEQAREQLKKHFNPEFLNRVDEVVYFAPLKKEEIVSIVDIMLKDFNKRLTEKKVLVELTSPAKEHFATIGYDQNYGARPLRRVFQRELEDYMAIQSLKGVYDNPTRIQVDLVEGKLTFAESPWTDYKEPVKRDDDSSSNEERKDLALV; this comes from the coding sequence ATGTTGGAGTTCACAAAAAGAGCAAAACGAGTCATCAACGAAATCGCCCAAGATGAGGCAAAACGATTAGGATCTGATTTTATCGGACCTGAACACATTCTTTTGGGTTTACTAAGAGAAGAGGACTCGGTTGCGATTAAAATCCTAACCAACCTCAATATCAATCTAAATGAGCTAAAAAAGGAAGTAGAGAAGCGCACTAGAGAAAATGGTGGGGCCCTCCTTTTAGATGTTTCCCAAGGCCAAGACAAATACCAGAAAATGATTGAGGTTTCTAAAGAAGAAGCAAAGAGACTCAAACATAATTACGTTGGCACCGAACACATATTACTCGCTCTTTTGCGAGACAACAACAACATTGCAGGAAGTTCTCTATCCTCTTTTAGTGTAAATTACAATGTAATCAAGTCAGAGATTTTACGTTTACTCGGTGCACCTCCTGCAAGTGCAGTTGGCTCCAATCCGAGTGGCCAACAATCTCAGCAACAGACGGCAACTCCTCCTAGACAGGAAAAAAGTAAAACACCAATTTTGGATGAGTTTGCCCGCGATCTTACACAGCTTGCACGTGAAAAGAAATTGGATCCTGTGATTGGCCGAGCGAAAGAAATCGAAAGAGTCATTCAAATCCTTTCTAGGAAAACAAAAAACAATCCAGTTCTTGTAGGCGAATCTGGAGTGGGAAAAACAGCCATCGTGGAAGGTTTGGCCCAAGCAGTGGTTGATAAACTAGTTCCCGATTTACTTTTCGAAAAACGAGTGTTATCTCTTGATTTAGCAAGTTTGATCGCTGGCACAAAATACCGAGGTGAGTTCGAAGAGCGATTGAAAAAGATCATGAAAGAAATTGTATCTTCTCAAAATATCATCATCTTCATAGATGAGCTACACACTTTGATTGGAGCGGGAGCTGCTGAAGGTGCTGTGGATGCAGCAAATATCTTGAAACCTGCATTGGCTCGAGGCGAACTGCAGTGCATTGGTGCAACTACCAACAATGAGTACAGAAAGTACATCGAAAAAGATTCTGCCTTAGAACGCAGGTTCCAAATGGTAAAAGTTGCAGAGCCTTCGGTTGATGATGCAATTTTGATCTTGGATGGACTTAAAAAAGCATATGAAGCTCACCACAAAGTTCGTTACTCTGCGAAAGCCTTAGAGCAAGCAGTAAAAATGTCACATAGGTACATCAACGATCGATTTTTACCTGACAAAGCAATTGATATCATCGATGAAGCAGGTGCAAAGGCGAGATTGGCAAATTGCCAAAGGCCAACTGAAATCAAGGAAATTGAGGAAGAAATCAAAACACTTTCTGTAAAAAAGGAAGATTTGGTCAGAGCTCAAGAGTATGAAAAAGCAGCAGCAGTTCGTGATGATGTTAACCGCAAAAAGATTCTACTCGAAGAGAAAATCAAACAATGGCAAGAGCGCATCGAAGGCTATGCTGTCTCTATCGAAGAAGAGGACATTCTGTCCGTGATTAGCTTATGGACTGGAATTCCATTGAAAAAAATGGAACAAACAGAGAACGTAAAACTCTTAAGTTTGGAAACCGTCATCAAAGAGCGAATTGTTGGGCAGACAGAAGCCATCGAAAAAGTGGCACGTGCCGTGAGACGATCTAGAACTGGTTTGAAGAGCGAAAAGAGACCTACTGGCTCCTTTATCTTTCTCGGACCAACAGGTGTTGGTAAAACAGAGTTGGCCAAGGCTCTCGCTGAGCAATTGTTTGGTTCCGAAGATTCGATGCTTCGCATTGATATGTCTGAATATATGGAGCCACATGCGGTTTCACGTTTGATCGGAGCTCCTCCTGGTTACGTAGGTTATGATGATGGTGGCCAGTTGACAGAGTTCGTGAGGCGAAAACCTTATAGTTTGATCCTTCTGGATGAGATTGAAAAGGCACACCATGACCTGTTTAATATTTTGCTTCAGATCATGGAAGAAGGGAACCTAACGGATACAAAAGGGCGAAAGGTCAACTTCCGTGACACAATCATCATCATGACTTCCAATATCGCTGCCAAAGAAATTTCCAAAGGTGGACGATTGGGATTCGAAGATTTTGAGGCGGAACGAGAGCAATATAAGGCTGAACAGGCAAGAGAGCAATTAAAGAAACATTTCAATCCAGAGTTCTTGAACCGTGTGGATGAGGTGGTATACTTTGCACCACTCAAAAAAGAGGAAATTGTTTCGATAGTCGACATCATGTTGAAAGACTTCAACAAACGCCTAACAGAGAAAAAGGTTCTCGTTGAACTGACATCGCCAGCAAAAGAGCACTTTGCAACAATTGGTTATGACCAAAATTATGGTGCAAGACCACTCCGCAGAGTGTTCCAAAGAGAGTTAGAGGATTACATGGCCATTCAATCCTTGAAAGGTGTCTATGACAACCCGACACGTATCCAGGTTGATTTGGTCGAAGGTAAACTGACTTTTGCGGAAAGCCCATGGACCGATTACAAGGAGCCCGTGAAACGCGATGACGATTCTTCCTCCAATGAGGAAAGAAAAGACCTAGCTCTCGTGTAA
- a CDS encoding ABC transporter ATP-binding protein has product MITISVRGLQKYYQVLDQRYHILDGLDFEVKAGEIVSVEGASGVGKSTLLNILGAMDSFNEGDVEVCGVSLKNLSERQREMFRAEKISFIFQQHLLLPDFTAIENVMMPLLISKVPNKEARQAAFAMLEKVGLANRTESFPSQLSGGESARVGVARALVGRKQLILADEPTGNLDRDNSRHLMDLIKDLQREFQFSLILVTHDMELASMAHRRNRILSGKLNPL; this is encoded by the coding sequence TTGATCACAATTTCAGTTAGAGGTCTTCAAAAGTACTACCAAGTTTTAGACCAAAGGTACCATATCCTTGATGGTTTGGATTTTGAAGTAAAGGCAGGGGAGATCGTTTCCGTCGAAGGTGCATCAGGTGTTGGAAAGTCGACTCTCTTAAATATCTTAGGAGCTATGGATTCGTTTAATGAGGGTGATGTGGAAGTATGTGGCGTCTCCCTCAAAAACCTAAGCGAAAGGCAGAGAGAGATGTTCCGAGCAGAAAAGATTTCATTTATTTTTCAGCAGCATCTACTCCTTCCCGACTTCACTGCAATCGAAAATGTTATGATGCCACTCTTAATCTCAAAGGTGCCAAATAAAGAAGCACGCCAAGCTGCCTTTGCGATGTTGGAGAAAGTAGGCCTTGCCAATCGTACTGAAAGTTTTCCTTCACAACTTTCAGGTGGTGAATCAGCAAGGGTTGGTGTGGCCCGTGCCTTGGTCGGACGCAAACAATTGATTCTTGCCGACGAACCTACAGGCAATCTAGACCGCGATAACAGCCGTCATTTGATGGATTTGATCAAGGATTTACAAAGAGAGTTCCAATTCTCTTTGATTTTAGTTACTCATGATATGGAGTTGGCGTCCATGGCACATCGAAGGAATCGTATCCTATCTGGAAAACTAAATCCTCTTTGA
- a CDS encoding ABC transporter permease, with translation MGIVTLITTRYIRGSRVLGFLSIKSRLSFIVMMSGVSLLVVVLSIFNGFQKQVKESLWQGGPHITIENAYGSGAIYDYPKVIEHLQSDPALKNSIVSIEGNITSHGLIQSNNNFNPIMIRAVPVDSLEKLIENGLPNFPRLYQYNREEIQNINTKKLVVIGKEMSAIYGYGMGREITMAVPGGRFTVERGVQVNVQTFRLAGLFKTGYYNYDSKFVFLSLPVAQDFFKMKDAVNQIAIKVNSLDDLRATKGKILSRLTEENWNQKIQDQSSFSVRTIAEEQENFLAALRLEKTIISIIVFLFIVLAALGMVATVHSLVRAKRKSIGTLKALGLSSNDILLIFTLNAMIIGILSSLVGGMWGIFVASKLEVIINALSEIINAVGSTLNPNTWTNVELVPKDIYYFDHIPVDIDISFIFMVTTAATILSGLAGYFPARWAANLNPVDTIRND, from the coding sequence ATGGGAATAGTCACATTAATAACGACGCGCTACATCAGGGGTTCACGGGTACTCGGTTTTTTATCGATCAAATCCAGACTTTCTTTCATTGTGATGATGTCTGGAGTCTCTCTCCTTGTCGTCGTTCTCTCCATTTTCAATGGATTCCAAAAGCAGGTGAAAGAATCTCTCTGGCAGGGAGGCCCTCACATAACAATCGAAAATGCTTATGGCTCGGGAGCCATTTATGACTATCCAAAAGTAATTGAGCACCTTCAATCAGATCCCGCACTTAAGAATAGCATTGTATCCATAGAAGGAAATATTACAAGCCATGGTCTCATCCAGAGCAATAATAACTTCAATCCTATCATGATACGGGCCGTACCCGTAGACAGTTTGGAAAAACTGATCGAGAATGGATTACCCAATTTCCCAAGACTCTACCAATACAACCGTGAGGAGATCCAAAACATAAACACCAAAAAGTTAGTGGTGATTGGAAAGGAAATGAGTGCAATCTATGGCTATGGTATGGGAAGAGAAATCACCATGGCTGTGCCTGGTGGTCGATTTACTGTGGAGAGAGGAGTACAGGTAAATGTGCAAACCTTTCGGTTAGCAGGATTATTCAAAACAGGATACTACAATTATGATTCTAAGTTTGTATTTCTGTCATTGCCAGTCGCTCAAGATTTTTTTAAAATGAAAGATGCGGTCAACCAAATCGCGATCAAGGTCAATTCCCTAGATGATCTACGTGCAACCAAAGGTAAAATTTTAAGCCGACTAACAGAAGAAAACTGGAACCAAAAAATCCAGGACCAGTCTTCTTTTTCTGTACGCACAATCGCTGAAGAGCAAGAGAATTTTCTCGCGGCACTACGCCTTGAAAAGACGATCATTTCGATCATAGTCTTTCTTTTCATTGTGTTGGCAGCTTTGGGTATGGTAGCTACGGTTCATTCACTCGTACGTGCAAAACGTAAGTCAATTGGCACTTTAAAAGCCCTAGGCCTTTCTTCGAATGATATTCTTCTCATTTTCACTTTAAATGCGATGATTATCGGCATACTTTCTTCTTTAGTTGGGGGGATGTGGGGGATCTTCGTTGCCTCCAAATTAGAAGTGATCATCAATGCCCTTTCCGAGATCATCAATGCAGTGGGTTCTACTTTGAATCCAAATACCTGGACAAATGTTGAATTGGTACCGAAGGATATCTATTATTTTGATCATATCCCAGTTGATATCGATATTTCTTTTATCTTTATGGTGACAACTGCCGCAACCATTCTCTCCGGTCTGGCAGGATATTTTCCTGCTAGATGGGCTGCCAATTTAAACCCAGTGGATACAATTCGCAATGACTAA
- a CDS encoding LIC_10230 family protein: MNIKNKLPLIASILLFLLSLHSILVDFEIEIPTSVSLVGEEKIEAYENLQPVIVLKKGLWYRLDLIQESIRELGSEVVPVDSEPEESVDRLNRILIGQRILFFLYNFYIILCFSAFVTYLFDAWFYLVLNRLVLWPGLLFSIQLTTVYAKLLATPTFFYIAFFIFFAITFLVSLLALIQIEKSKKGKETKYEALKHSSSLEEEGRAPIPAGRSSYAKLLYHFCIIILTGIIIGNFVYIPLFLLQKYYVTEFTFLIFSLILLLSAFYIYNYGKVGGESKSSQFQNTVVSIAYLQYRFLRNGFMGIFATILVVFFVTLLFSLLLLNIDIIQNNTGLFGKGSQF; this comes from the coding sequence ATGAATATAAAAAATAAACTACCTCTCATCGCCTCAATTCTGCTCTTTCTACTCAGTCTACATTCCATACTTGTAGATTTTGAAATTGAAATACCAACATCGGTCAGCCTCGTCGGCGAGGAAAAGATAGAGGCTTATGAAAATCTTCAGCCCGTGATCGTTCTAAAAAAAGGCCTTTGGTATCGTCTCGACCTCATCCAAGAATCAATACGGGAGCTTGGTTCAGAAGTGGTCCCAGTTGATTCGGAACCAGAAGAAAGTGTGGACCGTTTGAATCGAATCCTCATTGGCCAAAGAATTCTTTTCTTTCTTTATAATTTTTACATCATCCTTTGTTTTTCAGCCTTCGTGACTTATCTTTTCGATGCTTGGTTTTATTTAGTCTTAAATCGATTGGTGCTTTGGCCAGGCCTACTGTTTTCTATTCAACTAACGACAGTGTACGCTAAACTTCTAGCAACACCGACCTTTTTCTATATCGCGTTCTTTATTTTCTTTGCGATTACTTTCCTGGTATCTTTGTTAGCGCTTATCCAAATCGAGAAGAGCAAAAAAGGAAAAGAAACGAAATACGAGGCCTTGAAACATTCTTCCTCTCTTGAAGAAGAAGGTAGAGCACCTATCCCTGCCGGTAGATCATCTTATGCCAAACTTTTGTATCACTTCTGCATCATCATCCTGACAGGGATTATCATTGGAAACTTTGTATATATACCTCTGTTTCTCTTGCAGAAATACTACGTTACAGAATTTACGTTTCTAATCTTTTCTTTGATTCTACTTTTATCAGCCTTTTATATATACAATTACGGAAAAGTAGGCGGAGAATCCAAGTCTTCTCAATTCCAAAATACAGTTGTGAGTATCGCTTACCTTCAATACCGGTTCTTGCGAAACGGATTTATGGGGATTTTTGCAACCATTTTGGTCGTATTCTTTGTCACCCTACTCTTTAGTTTGCTATTATTAAATATTGACATCATTCAAAACAACACGGGTCTATTTGGGAAAGGTAGCCAGTTCTAG